The proteins below come from a single Aegilops tauschii subsp. strangulata cultivar AL8/78 chromosome 6, Aet v6.0, whole genome shotgun sequence genomic window:
- the LOC109733812 gene encoding uncharacterized protein codes for MVVGDINSMTDYQILAIPEEGAVSLLTLSGLRVHIWRRLTDCDANNCWVITRSIDLNIRLPIDPQRHAGRVIIRGLAEYNRMLLLSSASCLFALQLDTFRYDKFRDSGCWYHPFESYCRSDPSMHMACPGSIKPEEYQTAKAALEVGSSCISGDSRFTRLMKECDDRIAEEASQVLVTTFSESTTVATATEDQDGANLEKTQLTVEMPKESPNTETVTGDGDDS; via the exons ATGGTAGTAGGTGATATAAACAGCATGACTGATTATCAGATCTTGGCAATACCAGAAGAGGGCGCTGTCAGTTTGCTCACACTGTCAGGCCTACGTGTGCATATCTGGAGGAGGCTTACTGACTGTGATGCCAACAATTGCTGGGTCATAACAAGGAGCATCGACCTAAATATTCGACTCCCAATTGATCCACAGAGACACGCGGGGCGTGTAATCATTCGAGGGCTTGCAGAGTACAACAGGATGCTGCTGTTATCTTCTGCCAGCTGCCTCTTCGCCTTGCAGCTGGATACATTTCGTTACGACAAATTTCGTGACTCTGGCTGCTGGTACCACCCCTTCGAAAGTTATTGTCGCTCAG ATCCTTCGATGCATATGGCCTGCCCTGGTTCCATCAAGCCAGAGGAATACCAAACTGCAAAGGCTGCTCTTGAAGTGGGTTCTTCCTGCATATCTGGTGACTCGAGGTTTACTCGTCTGATGAAGGAGTGTGATGATCGTATTGCTG AGGAGGCTAGCCAGGTTCTAGTCACGACATTTTCGGAGTCTACAACTGTGGCTACTGCTACGGAGGACCAGGATGGTGCAAATCTGGAGAAGACACAGCTTACGGTAGAAATGCCAAAAGAAAGCCCAAATACAG AAACAGTTACTGGTGATGGAGACGATTCATAA